The genomic window TCGGCCCTGCGACACGCATTGTGCCGGTGAAACTTTCCGCCACGCCGAATGAGATTTGGCGTGGCTCATAGACTCTTGACGTGTTGGGGTTTACCGTTGTAGTAGTCGGTCCGACGATGGGCCACAATATTGCGGAGGAAATCCATGAACAAGGCAGAGCTGATTGACGCCCTGACCGAGAAGTTGGGGTCTGACAGGAGGAGCGCCACAGAGGCTGTCGAGAACATCGTCGACACCATCGTGCGCGCCGTTCACCGTGGCGAGAGTGTCACCATCACCGGATTCGGTGTATTCGAACAGCGTCGGCGTGCGGCACGTGTTGCTCGCAACCCACGCACCGGCGAGACCGTGCGCGTCAAGCCGACCAACGTGCCGGCCTTCCGCCCGGGCGCTCAGTTCAAGGCTGTAATCGCGGGCGGCCAGAAGCTTCCCGCCACCGGCCCGGCCGTCAAGCGTGGATCCTCGGCGGCTCCGGCCAAGAAGACCGCAGCTGCCAAGAAGACCGCAGCGAAGAAGGCTGCAGTCAAGACGACAGCTCGCAAGACCACCGCGGCAGCGAAGAAGGCGGCTCCCGCAAAGACGACTGCCCGCAAGGCAGCTCCCGCGAAGACCGTGGCAGCGAAGAAGGCAGCTCCCGCCAAGACGACGGCTCGTAAGACCGTCGCGAAGAAGGCTCCGGCAAAGGCCGCAGCCAAGAAGACTACGACTGCCGCAGCGGCCAAGAAGGCCCCCGCGAAGACCGCAGCCAAGAAGACCGCAGCGACCACGACCGCTGCAGCCAAGAAGGCTCCGGCCAAGACCGCAGCCAAGAAGACCGCAGCGAAGAAGGCTCCGGCCAAGCGCGCTGCACGCAAGTAGGTTCCGCGAACTCAGCGGCGACACAGATCGACGAGAAAGGCCCCGGACTCCAAGAGTCCGGGGCCTTTCTGCGTACGCCAGTTCAGCCGTCAGTGGGAACCTTGGGCAGCGGACTGGCCAGATGGTCCGCAGCAATCAAAGTCCCGTTGTGCAGTGACAGAACCCAGACACTGCCTTTGCGGTTTCTGTTCGGCGGCAGCTTGACGCCGTCCCTGTCCGCCCACCACTGCAGCAAATCTGGAATCACCTTGCCCTGACTGCATATCGTTCGGACTCCGCCGAGTGTCGCGATCTCCACCGCGCGTCGACGAGCGGCGTCCAACGAGTCCCAGTAACCCTCCTCGGACAGCAGCGGTTCGAGCGTGATGGACACCGACAACTCGTCCGCCAAGGGTTGGACGGTTTGTACGCACCGTCGACGGTTCGCGGCGTGCACCGAGTCGGCGCCGAATGCAGTGAGCTCCGCTACAAGAGCTGTAGCCTGCGCCTCGCCGACGGCATCGAGTGGCCGCAGGGCGTCGTCCCCCTTGTATCGGGACCGGCGTCCGGCCTTCGCATGGCGGACGAGAAGGACCGTCGTCGTATCGGGTGGTTGCTTCAGGAATCGACGTAAGATCTTGTGGTCCATCGGGTAGGACAGCTGAGACTCGGCCTGCTCGGGGGTTACCCAGCGCAGCTCGTCCACCTCGGAGTTGGGCTCGAACTTGCCGTCGAGTGCATAGGCCGCCCAGTAGTCGACCTTCTTCATTTTCCGATGGCCCGGGATGGGATAGGTGACCGTGGAGAGATAGCGGCCGAGTCGAGCTTCGAACCCGGTCTCCTCCGCCACTTCTCGAACGGCGGCGTCGACGGAGGTTTCACCCGGGTCGATCTTTCCCTTGGGAAAGGACCAGTCGTCGTATTTCGGACGATGTACCAGCGCGACGGAAATCTCGTCCGGACGATGGGGAGAGTTTCGCCACAGGACGGCTCCGGCGGCGAAGATGTTCGCGCGCAATGGATTTTCGCCGTCCGACATCAGGACGCCTGGTTCCGCCGGCTACGCATCAACTCGACCTGATGCTCGCGAACGTTTTCACCCTGAGCGGGCGATGCCGCCCATCCGCCATCCGCTCGCAGAATCCAGCATCTGGTTGTCGGGTCCAGCGCGGACTCGAATATGTCGTCCAGTTGGCCGGTCAGACGCGGATCCTTCACCTGTGCCATGACTTCCACGCGGCGGTCCAGATTCCGGTGCATCATGTCGGCACTGCCGATCCAGAATTCGTCTGCACCGCGGAAGTTGAGGACACGTGAGTGCTCGAGGAATCGACCGAGGATGGACCGAACCTCGATATTCTCGCTCAGACCCGGTACGCCCGGCTTGAGGGCGCAGATTCCTCGGACCACGACCTGGACCGGCACACCCGCCGCCGACGCACGGTACAGCGCATCGATGACCTGTTCGTCGACGAGCGCATTGGCCTTCAACCGAATTCCGGCCTCACGACCGGCCTTCTGATGTTCGACCTCTGCTTCGATCCGCTCGATGATGCCGCGCCGAACTCCGTACGGAGCGACGAGGAGGTTGCGATAGCTCGTCTTGCGCGAGTATCCGGTGAGGGAGTTGAACAGGTCGGTGAGGTCGGCGCCGATCTCCGGCGAGGAGGTCAACAAGCCGACGTCCTCGTAGATCCGGGCCGTCTTCGGGTTGTAGTTGCCGGTTCCGATGTGGCAGTAGCGGCGGATGACCGATCCCTCACGCCGTACGACCAAGCATGTCTTGCAATGTGTCTTGAGGCCGACGAGACCGTATACGACGTGAACCCCGGCTTTCTCGAGCTTTCGCGCCCACTCGATGTTTGCCTGCTCGTCGAAACGTGCCTTGATCTCGACGAGGGCGACAACCTGCTTGCCCGCGCCTGCGGCGTCGACGAGCGCGTTGACGATCGGTGAATCTCCGGAGGTGCGATAGAGAGTCTGCTTGATGGCAAGCACCTGCGGATCTGCTGCCGCCTGCTCGATGAACCGTTGCACGCTGGTGGAGAAGGAGTCGTAAGGGTGATGGACGAGCACATCGCCGTCGCGCAACGTGGAGAACACGCTCTTGGGTGTTTCGCGCTCACCGAACGCCGGATGTGTCGCCGGAACGAAAGGCGCGTCCTTGAGGTGTGGCCGGTCGACCCCGTAGACCTGCCACAGGCACGACAGATCGAGCAACCCCGGCACCTGGATCACGTCGCTCGGATCGACGTCGAGCTCACGTAGAAGCAGTTCCAGCATGTGTTCGGTCATGTCGTCGGCGATCTCGAGTCGGACGGGCGATCCGAAGCGGCGACGCGCCAGTTCCCGCTCCAGCGCCTGCAGGAGATCCTCGTCGCGGTCTTCCTCGACCTCGAAATCCGCGTTTCGGGTGATGCGGAACGCGTGACTCTCCACGACATCCATGCCTGGGAACAGAACATCGAGGTGGGCCGAGATGACCTCTTCCATCGAGAGGAAGGCGTCGACGCTCGAGCTGCCGTCCCCGCGCCGTACCCGCACGAAACGATCGACGTTGTCCGGAACCTTCACGCGGGCGAAGTGCTCGCCCGAAGTCGCGTAATCCTTCACTGTCACGGCGAGATTGAGGCTGAGCCCGCTGATGTACGGGAACGGGTGCGCCGGGTCGACGGCGAGCGGCGTCAGTACCGGGAACACCTGCTCGTGGAAATACCTGGACAGTCGCTCCCGTTCGTCACCGTCGAGATCGGACCACCGAATGATCTCGATTCCCACCGAGGTGAGCTCGGGCAGAATCGCGTCGAGGAGTATCCGCGCATGACGGCGAGCCAACTCCTGTGTGCGTTCGCCGATCAAGGCGAGTTGTTCGCGCGGGGTCAAGCCGTCGGCAGACCGAACGGACAGTCCTGTCTCGTCGCGACGTTTGAGGCCGGCGACGCGAACCATGTAGAACTCGTCCAGATTCGACGCGAAGATTGCGAGGAACTTGGCGCGCTCGAGCAACGGAAGCGACGAATCCTCGGCGAGTGCAAGAACGCGCGAGTTGAAGTCGAGCCAGCTCAATTCCCGGTTCAGATAACGGTTTTCGGGCAATGCGCCTTTGGCGTCGGGCGCGTGTGGTTCCGTCGCTGCCGGCAGTGCAGCAGGACTGGCCGCAGTACTGGCTGCGGAGGTGATGGGGGGCGGCGGACTCACCTGACCGTCCGAACCGTGCTCCCGGGCTGGAGTTGCGTCGGCGTCGGCCTGGGTTTCGCTGTTGCTCACTGGTCGATCATCCCCCATTGCGGTGGCCGGTGAAACTCGGATCGGTGAATTGTGTCTTACTCGATTCGGTGGGAATGGATTTCACCAGCCGAGGGACTTCAGGACCGCGGCTGTCGCGGGTCCGACGCCGAGGGTGTAAGCGCGTCGGACATCGTCGATCGTGTCGACGTCGAGTCGCAGGCCGGGCCAGGTCCCGTTCAGGTCGTGAGCGCCCGAGTCTCGGTGTCGTTGGGCCGAAGAGGGCCCGAACAACGGCGTGAAGCGGCCCGAGCGACCGCCGACGATCAACGCAGCGGTTCCGGTGCCGTGATGGTCGGTCACGACCGATCTGGCGTGACCGACGGACATGTCGTGGGCCTCGGCGAGTTCCTCGGTGCGGAGTGCCGGGAGGTCGGCTTGCAGGGCGATGATGTCGTCGCTTCCCTCCGCCCACGCGCTCGACGC from Rhodococcus sp. P1Y includes these protein-coding regions:
- a CDS encoding HU family DNA-binding protein yields the protein MNKAELIDALTEKLGSDRRSATEAVENIVDTIVRAVHRGESVTITGFGVFEQRRRAARVARNPRTGETVRVKPTNVPAFRPGAQFKAVIAGGQKLPATGPAVKRGSSAAPAKKTAAAKKTAAKKAAVKTTARKTTAAAKKAAPAKTTARKAAPAKTVAAKKAAPAKTTARKTVAKKAPAKAAAKKTTTAAAAKKAPAKTAAKKTAATTTAAAKKAPAKTAAKKTAAKKAPAKRAARK
- a CDS encoding NUDIX hydrolase, whose protein sequence is MSDGENPLRANIFAAGAVLWRNSPHRPDEISVALVHRPKYDDWSFPKGKIDPGETSVDAAVREVAEETGFEARLGRYLSTVTYPIPGHRKMKKVDYWAAYALDGKFEPNSEVDELRWVTPEQAESQLSYPMDHKILRRFLKQPPDTTTVLLVRHAKAGRRSRYKGDDALRPLDAVGEAQATALVAELTAFGADSVHAANRRRCVQTVQPLADELSVSITLEPLLSEEGYWDSLDAARRRAVEIATLGGVRTICSQGKVIPDLLQWWADRDGVKLPPNRNRKGSVWVLSLHNGTLIAADHLASPLPKVPTDG
- a CDS encoding RNA degradosome polyphosphate kinase, producing the protein MSPPPPITSAASTAASPAALPAATEPHAPDAKGALPENRYLNRELSWLDFNSRVLALAEDSSLPLLERAKFLAIFASNLDEFYMVRVAGLKRRDETGLSVRSADGLTPREQLALIGERTQELARRHARILLDAILPELTSVGIEIIRWSDLDGDERERLSRYFHEQVFPVLTPLAVDPAHPFPYISGLSLNLAVTVKDYATSGEHFARVKVPDNVDRFVRVRRGDGSSSVDAFLSMEEVISAHLDVLFPGMDVVESHAFRITRNADFEVEEDRDEDLLQALERELARRRFGSPVRLEIADDMTEHMLELLLRELDVDPSDVIQVPGLLDLSCLWQVYGVDRPHLKDAPFVPATHPAFGERETPKSVFSTLRDGDVLVHHPYDSFSTSVQRFIEQAAADPQVLAIKQTLYRTSGDSPIVNALVDAAGAGKQVVALVEIKARFDEQANIEWARKLEKAGVHVVYGLVGLKTHCKTCLVVRREGSVIRRYCHIGTGNYNPKTARIYEDVGLLTSSPEIGADLTDLFNSLTGYSRKTSYRNLLVAPYGVRRGIIERIEAEVEHQKAGREAGIRLKANALVDEQVIDALYRASAAGVPVQVVVRGICALKPGVPGLSENIEVRSILGRFLEHSRVLNFRGADEFWIGSADMMHRNLDRRVEVMAQVKDPRLTGQLDDIFESALDPTTRCWILRADGGWAASPAQGENVREHQVELMRSRRNQAS
- the cofC gene encoding 2-phospho-L-lactate guanylyltransferase — its product is MSNAHVVIAVKDLAAAKTRLADAFADIDRARLVVAMFRDTVVAARAVEAVAAVTVVTPDRSVADAALDLGARVVQEPCDRDPHDSVARLNSAFEAAASSAWAEGSDDIIALQADLPALRTEELAEAHDMSVGHARSVVTDHHGTGTAALIVGGRSGRFTPLFGPSSAQRHRDSGAHDLNGTWPGLRLDVDTIDDVRRAYTLGVGPATAAVLKSLGW